The Streptomyces racemochromogenes DNA segment CCCGCGTGTACGTGACGGGCGACCTCGGCCGCGTCGACCCCGACGGGCAACTGGTCTTCCTCGGCCGGGTCGACGACCAGATCAAGATCCGCGGGCACCGGCTGGAGCCCGCCCGGGTGGAGCGCGCCCTGTGCGAGGCGGCCGGCGTGGGCCAGGCCGTGGTCTTCCCCGACCCCGCGACCGGCACGGTCCTGTGGGCGTTCACCGTGCCCGCCGATCCCGCGGCGGCGCCACCGCCCGGCGAGGCCGTACGGATCACGGGCGCGGACCGGGACGCGCTGGTCGCGCCGCTGGAGGCACAGCTGCCGGACTGGGCGGTTCCACGGGTGCTCCACCGGGTGGCCGTCCTGCCGAAGAACCCGCACGGCAAGATCGACAAGAGGCTGCTGGCCGCCTGGACGGCCGGTACGGCGCCGGCCCCGCCCGCCCCGGCGCGGGCACAGGCCCCGGCCCTCCAGGACGCCGGCGCCGGGACGCCCGGCCGTCCCGGCGAGCCGCTGGACATCACGCTCGGCCTCTTCCGCGAGGTCCTGGGCGACCCGCACCTGGGCCCCGACGACAACTTCTTCGACCACGGCGGCCAGTCACTGCTCGCCATGCGCCTGCTCGCGCGGCTGCGCGAGTCCCACCCCGGCGCCGCCGGACTCCGGGCGAGCGCCCTGTTCTCCTCGCCCACGCCCCGGCTGCTCGCCGCGGCGCTCACCACCCCGTCCTTGGGCGGAACGCCGGCCGGACGCTGAACCGGCGGGCCCGCACCCCGCGGACCACCCGCCCGTCACCCACCGGACCCACCTGTACCACCGCACCACCCGAGGGCCCCGGCCCGGCTCCGGCCGGCCGCGGGCAGCAGCAACCATCCCGACCACTCAGCGAGAGTTGGCATGTCGAACCTCACCGACCAGTCCACGCACGCCTACACCCTGACGCCCGACGAGGCCTCCGCCACGGCGGACCTGTGCCTCGGCCTGGCCTCCGCCTACCCGTCCTTCGGCGACCCCGGGCTGCTGCACGACCTGCCCCGGCTCGCCGCCGGCCTGCCGGAGGGCGTGCAGCGGTTCCTGCGCGAGTTCAAACTGGCCGACCGCCACGGCCACGCCGTGGTCAGCGGCCACGACTTCGACCAGGACCGCATCGGCCCCACCCCCGAGCACTGGCGCGGCCGTCGGCGGCCCGGCCCGGAGTTCCCCGAGGAACTGCTGCTGATGCTCTACTCGGCGCTGCTCGGCGAGCCCTTCGGCTGGGCCACCCAGCAGGACGGGCACCTCGTGCACGACATCTTCCCGATCCGGGCGCACGAGAACGACCAGCTCGGCATGGGCAGCAAGGAGCTGCTCACCTGGCACACCGAGGACGCCTTCCACCCCTACCGCAGCGACTACCTGATCCTCGGTGCGCTGCGCAACCCGGACCACGTCCCGACGACGGTCGGCGAGCTGGACCTGTCCTCGCTGTCCGCCGACGACATCGACGTCCTCTTCGAGCCGCGCTTCTACATCGCGCCCGACGAGTCGCACCTGCCGAAGAACAACACCATCGCCTCCGAGGAGGAGGCGGCGCGCTTCGCCACCATCCAGCGGATGATCGACGAACGGCCGCTCGGCCCGCTGCTCTACGGCTCGCGCGTCGACCCGTACATGCGTCTCGACCCGTACTTCACCTCCGTCCCCGAGGACGACCCCGACGCCCGGCGCGCCTACGACGCGCTGTTCAAGGTGGTGGACGCCGCGATGCGGGAGGTCGTCGCCGACCAGGGGGACGTGCTGTTCATCGACAACCACCGGGCGGTGCACGGCCGGCTGCCGTTCCGGGCCCGCTACGACGGCACCGACCGCTGGCTCAAGCGGGTGTGCGTGACCTCGGACCTGCGGCGCTCGCGCGAGATGCGGGCCACCGCCCGGACCCGGCTGCTGGGCTGACGCGCCGGTGACCCTCACCCTGACCGACCTGTCCCGGGACCCCGGACTGCTGCCCGCCGTCGATGCCCTGATCGGCGCCAACATGCCGGAGTTCATGAGCTGGGAGTCCCCGGGCAACTGGCGCTGGCACGGTATGTACGACCGCTACCCCGCCCACCAGCTGTGCCTGGTGGACGATGACGGGCAGCTGGTCGCGGCGGCCAACGGCCTGCCGGTCCGCTGGGACGGCAGCCCCGCCTCCCTGCCGGGAGGCAGCGACGAGGTGCTGGTGGAGGCCGTCGACCACGGCCCGCCGGAGCGGGCCGACGCCGTGTGCATGCTGTCGGTGTCCGTGGACCCCGCCCACCGGGCGGCCGGGCACGCCGAACGGCTGCTCACCGAGGTACGCCGGCGGGCCGCCGAGCACGCCCCCCGGGGCGTGGTCATCCCGGTCCGGCCCACCCGCAAGCCGCACTACCCGCTGATCCCGCTCGCCGACTACGCCGCCTGGCGGCTGCCCGACGGACGCTGCTTCGACCCCTGGCTGCGCACCCACCTGGAGCTGGGCGCGCGCAGGCTCGGCATCGCCGACCGCTCGCTGGTGATCCGTCAGCCGGTCCCGCGCTGGGAGGAGTTCCTCGGCCGGCCGCTGCCGGGCCCCGGAGCGTACCCGCTGCCCGGCGGGCTGGTGCCGCTGCACGTCGCCGAGGACGGCCACGGCACCTACGCCGAGCCCAACGTATGGGTCCACCACCCCGCCCTCTGAAAGCCCCTTCCCCCGTTCCGCACACCCCTGGAGACGACCATGACTCCCGTACGCCTCGCGATCGTCGGGTGCGGCGCAGCCGCCCGCGGCTGCCACCTGCCCGCCCTGCCCCCGCTCAAGGGCGACGTGCAGCTCACCGCGCTGATCGACCGCGACCCCCGGCAGGCCGAGGCCGCGCTCGCCCTCTACCGGGAACTGGGCGGCACCGACGCCGAGCAGGTGGTGCTCGCCACCGACCCGGCCGAGGCCGCCGACGCCTTCGACGCCGCCGTCGTGGTGGCCCCCCACACCCTGCACGCGCCGATCGTCGAGGCGCTGCTGGCGGCGGGCAAGCACGTCCTGCTGGAGAAGCCCATGACCACCTCGGTCGAGGACGCCCGCCGGCTGGCGCGGACCGCCGCGGCCGAGGGCGCGCCGGTGCTGGCCATGGCCCACCCGCGCCGCCTCTTCCCCGCCTACGCCTGGATCAAGCGGCTCATCGACGCCGGCGAACTCGGCGAGGTCGTACGGGTCGACTGGTCCGAGGGCCACCCGTACGCCCACGAGCCGGTCTCCTGGTCGATGTTCGACCGGCGGCTCGCGGGCGGCGGCGTCCTCACCGACACCGCCTCGCACGTCTTCGACACCCTGCTGTGGTGGCTGGGCCCCGACGTGGAGGTGGTCCGCGCCGAGGACAACTCGCTCGGCGGGGTGGAGACGGACGCCCACGTCCGGCTGCGGTTCGGCACCACCGACGTGACCTGCGACTTCAGCCGGCTGCGCGACCTCGGCATCAGCTGCACCGTCACCGGTACCCGGGCGACGGTGACCATCGGCACCGACTTCCCGGCAGGGGAGTGCACCCTGGTCACCGCAGACGGCGTGGAGCTGCACCGCGGGGACGTGCCCGCCCAGGCCCCGGCGCAGGACGAGTGGGAAGGGCTGTTCAGCGAGCAGCTCGCCAACTTCGCGGCGGCGGTGCGCGGGACGGCCGCCGTCCACTCCACCCCCCCAGGACGGCGTCCGGGTGGTCGAGCTGATCCAGGAGTGCTACGGCGGCCCCGCCCGCGAGGCCTCCGCGCAGCCGTGGACGACCCGGGGCCGGGAGGCCACGGCCGGGTCCGGCGCCCTGCCCGCGCTGGCCGGACGCACCGTGGCCGTCACGGGCGCGAGCGGCTTCATCGGCGGCCGGCTCGTCGAGCGGCTGGTGCTCGGCACCGAGGCCCGGGTCCGGCCCGTGGTGCGCGGCTTCGGCCGCGCCGCCCGGCTGTCGGTCCTGCCGCAGGACCGGCTGGAGTTCCGCCAGAGCGACCTGCTCGACCCGGCCGCGCTCCGGGAGGCGTTCGAGGGCTGCGACACCGTGGTGCACTGCGCCTTCGGCAGCTCCGGTGACGAGGACGACCGCTGGTCCGCCTCCGTCGCCGGCACCGAGAACGTGCTGGCCGCGGCCCGCGCCGCCGGCGTGCGGCGCGTGGTGCACCTGAGCACCGTCGACGTGTACGACCCCGCCGTGACCGGCGCCCTGACCGAGGACTCCGCCGCACGCCCGGCCGACCCCGCCGACCGGGAGTACGAGCAGCAGAAGCTCGCCGCCGAACAGCTCGTCGTCCGGGCCCACGGCGACGGCCTGGAGACGGTCGTGATCCAGCCCGGCGTGGTCCACGGCCCGTGGGGCGGCCAGTGGACGACGGCGCAGCTCCGCCGCCCGGCGGGCGATTTCGCCCAGCTCCCGGCCGGTGACGACGGCGGCGTGTGCAACGCCGTGTACGTCGACGACCTCGCCGAGGCCGTACTGCTCGCCGTGGACACCGCGGCGGCGGCCGGCGAGCGGTTCCTCGTGGGGCACTCCGAGGAACTGAGCTGGGGCACGTTCTTCGACTCCGTCCGCGCGCTGCGCGGGCTGGGCGGACCCGGGTCCGTCACCGCCGGGGAACCGGTGGCCGACTGGGAGCTGGAGCTGTACCGTTCCACGGCCCGCGCCGACTACGGCAAGGCCCGCCGGGTACTGGGCTTCACCGCCCGCACCCCGTTCGCCGAGGCGGCCGCGGTCACCGCCGGGTGGGCCCGCTGGGCCGGGGAAGCCCCGGAGGCCGGCGCGTGAGCGCGGGAACCCTGGGAACCCAGTCCGCGGTGACCGACGTCCTGGTGGTCGCACCGCATCCCGACGACGACGTGATCGGCTGCGGCGGCTCCATCGCCAAGCACGTCCGCGACGGTGCCCGGGTGACGGTGGTGATCGTCATCGGCCGTGAGCGCAGCGCCCTGGACGACGCGGTGACCGACGCCGAGTTCGCCGCCGAGACCGAGGCCGCCGCGAAGGCCCTGGGCGTGCACCGCTGCATCCGCTTCGACGAGCCGTCGCGCGACTTCACGCTCAGCCGCCGGGTCCACCTCGACCTCGTCCGGGTACTGCGCGAGGTACGGCCGCAGGTGGTGTACCTGCCGCACGACAACGACGACGACGTCGAGCACCGCATGGTGCACCAGCTCACCCTCGAAGCCCTGTGGATGGCCGGCTCCGAGTTCTTCCAGGAGGCCGGCGGCCCCCCGATGCCGGCGCCCGGGCTGGTGCTCGGCTACGAGGTGTGGGCGCCGATGGCGCGCTTCCAGTACGCCGAGGACATCGGCGGGCAGATCGGGGCCAAGGTGGAGGCGATGCGCGCGTACGTCTCCCAGCTCCGGCACGCCGCCTGGGACGAGGGCGTGGAGGGCCTGGCGCGCTACCGCGGGGCGGTCACGGCCGGCTCCGGCCACGCCGAGGTGTTCCAGGTGCTGAGCCTGCGCACCCCGCCGCCCGCGGCCGCGGCGGGAGGCGGCCGTGACTGACCGCCTGCTGGTGTGCGGGCTCGGTTCGGGCATGGACCGGTCGCTGGGCGAACTGCGCTCGCCCCGCCGGGAACTGGTGGTGGTCACCGAACGGCCCACGGACCGGGTCCGCGCCGCCGCCGACGTCCTGCTGGAGTGCGACCCCAACGACGCCGTGGCGGTCCTCGCCGAGCTGTCCGCCGCCGGCATCGACCGGATCGACGGCGTGTTCTCGCTCGGCGCGGACAACCCGCCGGTGATCAGCACGCTCGCCCGGTACCTCGGCTGCCCGGGCCTGCCCCTGGAGACGGCCTTGAACTGCACGTTCAAGGACCGGCGGCTGGCGGTCCTGCGCAAGGCCGGGCTCGACCTGCCGCGGTACGCGACCGCCGAGAGCGTCGGCGAGGCCGTGCGGGCGATCGAGGACATCGGGCTGCCGGCGGTCATCAAGCCCAGCGACCAGACCGGTTCGCTGGGCGTCATGAAGGTCGAGTCGGCGGACCGGGTGCGGGAGCTGGCGCAGGAGGCGCTGCTGCTCAGCCCGGGCGGCCGGATCGTGATCGAGGAGTTCCTGGAGGGCACCGAGCACACCCTGGCGGCCTTCATGGTCGACGGGAAACTGCACCGCTTCGGCTTCGCCGACCGGGAGTACGGGCGCAAGGAGGAGTTCGCCCCGCACTTCTTCGAGGGCGGCGACACCCTGCCCAGCGTGCTGACCGAGGAGCAGATCGAGGAGGTCACGGACACGGTCCGGCGCGGCGCCCGGGCCCTGCGCCTGGACCCCGCGGTGATCAACACCGACATCCTGCGCACCCATGACGGCCGGGTGATCCTCCTGGAGATCACCTGCCGGATCACCGGCGCCCGGATCGCCACCGAGGTGATGCGGCTCGCCACCGGCGTGGATCCGCTGCCCAACGTGGTCCGCCTCGCCCTGGGCCAGCCCCTGGACCTCGACGAGCTGACGCCGCGGCGGAGCCGGGCCGTGGTGCAGCGGTTCGTACCGGCGGACGGCGGCGTCGTCGAGTGGGTCGGCGACCCCCGGCACGTCGCCCGCCGGGCCGGGGTGCACGACGTGTTCTGGGGCATGGACCTGGAACCCGGCACCGAACTGCCCGCCTACCGCGGCGGCTGTGACGTGCTGGCCGGGGTGATCGCCCACGCCGAGGCTCCGGCGGAGGCCGAGGCCATCGCCGAACGCACGCTGCGCGCCCTGCCCCTGCGGCTGCGGGCGCCCGCCCGATGACCGCGCACCGACCGGCCCGCGCCACCGCGCGGGCCCACCGTACGGACACGAACGACACAAGGGAGAACGGGATGGCCACCGACCCGGTGGACGAGGCCGCGGTCGACAAGGGCATCGCCCGGACCGCCGTGATCATCGCCCTGCGCGACGACCTGCGGATCGCCGACTGCATCGCCTCCGTCGACGAGGACGTCGAGATCGTCCTGGCGCTGAACGGCCCCAGCGACGCCGTGCTGAAGCTCATCGCCGAGCATCCGCGCCCGCTGACCGTCACGGAGATCGAGGACGTCGGCAACCTCGGGGCGGCCTACAACGCCGGGGCCGCCGCCACGGACCGCCAGTACCTGCTGCTGATGGACTCCGACTGCACCTTCGCCCCGGGCGTCGTCCGCGCCATGGTGCGGTCGGTGCTCACCGAGCCCGTGGTCAAGGGACAGGTGGTGTACGGGGAGTCGCAGGGCCTGCTCAGCCGGCTCACGGCGCGGGTCCGCGAGTTCGACGAGGGGGACTACGTCAGCGCGCTGTCCCCGCCGCTGATCTACAACCGGGACATCGTCGACCACATCGGCGGCTACCACTTCGACGAGCTGATCCACTGGTGCGAGGACCGGGAGTTCGACTTCCGGCTCCAGCTCGCGGGCATCCCCGTGGTGTACCTGCCCGAGGCGCGGATCTTCCACGACGCCCAGCACGGCTTCGCCAACATGCGCAGCTACTTCCGCTACGGCGTCGGCGAGGGCATCGCCCAGGAGACGGGCGTGTTCACCACTCCGGCGCTGCCGGTGGCGTGGCGCCTGTTCGAGGCCACGCGGACGCTGGTGCACTGCGCCCGGGACAAGGGACCCGCGGCGGCGGCGTACTACGCCCTGCTGAAGGCGGCCTTCCACGTGGGCACCGCCCACCACCTGCTCAACGACCCGTACCGGGTGCGCGACCGCTACCCGGCCTCCGCCAAGCGGGCCCGGATGGTGCGCTCCATCCCGCAGCACAGCACCAAGCTGTCCGGCGCCCAGCTGCGCCGGCTGCGGCGGGCCCACTGGGAGGCGGGCCGGCGGATCGAGAAGGTGGCCGACCTGTCGGTCTTCCACCCGGACGCCGCCGGCCCCGGCCCCGGGTCAGACGCCGGGCAGGCGCGGCAGCAGCAGGCGTGAGGGATGGTCACCGCCGTGGTGGACGGTGTGGTGGGCCACGGCCGGCGGATGGACGTCGAAGCGCGGTGCGTTGCTCGCCGCGACCTCCAGACGGATCCGGTGGCCCGCGCGGAACACATGGCCCACCGCCCCCACCGCGACGGTGACCTCCACCGGCCCGCCCTCGCCCCCGCCGTCCGCACCCGCCGCGAGCCGGCGGACGCCGTCGCACAGCAGCTCGGCCCGGCCGCAGGGGTGGACGTCGACGAGTTTGGCCGTCACGTCCGCACCGGCGGCGTCCGGGGTGACGTACACGGTCAGGACGGTGTCACCGACGACGGTCAGCGGGGCGTCCAGCGGCTCGCCGGTGAAGCACAGCACGTCGGGACGGCGTTCCACCTCCCGCTGGTCCAGCGGGCCGCAGTCGCCGCCGGTGAACTGCCCGGGCAGGGCGGTGGCGCCGCCGGTGGTGGGCACCGGGTCGGCCGGGTCGTGACGGATCCGGTCGGCCCCGGAGCGCGCCGGGGCGGGGCCGGCCGTCAGGCCGCGGCCGTCGAGGTGCAGCACGAGGTCCTCGGTGCCGGGGACGGGCCAGTCGGGAAAGGTGCGCCAGGCGTCGGCACCGGTGAGGAACAGCCGTACCGGGTCGCACCGGTCGGGACCCTCCCCGGATCGGCGCAGATGCCGGTCGAAATGCTCCAGGTGCAGAGCGGTGACATCGAGTTCCGCCTCGTCCGCGGCCAGTCCGTAACGACGCTGCGGGAATATCCCGCCGGTGATGCAGTGGGACCACGGGCCGACCACCAGACGCGTCCTGTTCCCGCATTCCCGAATTCCCCGGTAATTCTCCAGGGCGCCGGCCAGGAATATGTCGTACCAGCCGGTGAGGTGGAGCACGGGGACGTCGATCGCCGGGTACGCCGCGCGGGGTGCGGCGCGCAGCCAGTACGGGTCCCCCGACGGGTGCTCGCGCCAGCGGCGGTAGTACGGCGCCAGCCGGTCCAGCAGGTCCGCGGCGGCCGCCGGATCGCGGTACAGCTCGTCGATCCGGTCGACGGCCCCGGCCACCTCGGCCCGCTCCGCCGCGCTCAGCCCGGCCCCCTCCAGCAGGAGGTCGTAGAGCACCCAGTACAGGACGAAACCCAGCTGGAAGGCGCCGCCCTGGCGGGTCCAGCCCTCGTCGAAGCCCGATCCCGCCACGTGCGGGACCACGGCGCCCAGGCCCGGCGGGCGCTCTGCCGCGGCGAGCAGCGCGGCCATGGCCTCGTAGGACCGGCCGAACAGCCCCGCCGAGCCGTCGCACCAGGGCTGCGACACCGCCCAGGCGACGGTGTCCGCACCGTCGGCCGCCTCGTGCCAGTACGGATCGAAGTCGCCGCCGGAACCGAACCGGCCGCGGACGTCCTGCACCAGCAGGGCGTACCCGGCGCGGACCAGGCGCAGTCCGTCGACGGAGGCGCCGCCCGGGGCGCCGGACCTCCCGTAGGGCGTGCGGCGCACCAGGACGGGAACGGGGTCCGCCGTGTCGGGCCGGTAGAGGTCGGCGGCCAATAACACGCCGTCGCGCACGGGTATTTCCAGATCGTGTTCCACAACAATACGCACCCGCTCATATTCCATCAGGACGAGGAAATTCACAATGCAGTCCTCCGGAAACACCGGAATTCCTTTGCTGGAACCGTTCTTCGAAACGGCGCGCACCGATCCCGCCCGCCCGGCCGTCATCGACAACGGACTCGTCATCGGCTACGGCGTCTTCGCCGCCTGGGTGCTGGAGGTCGCGGGCGCCGTAGCCCCGCGCACGGGCCGGCCGCAGCCGCCGGTCGGGGTGGTCGTGCACCACTCGGCCCGGGACGTGGCCGCCCTGCTCGGCGTGCTCGCCGCGGGCCGGGCCTACGTACCGCTGGAGGCCGCACACCCGCCGGCCCGGCTGGAGTCGGTCCTGGCCCGGCTGGGGGTCGAGGAGGCCGTGGCGACCGCGGACACCGGCTGGCAGCCGCCGGTCGCACGGGTGCACCGCCCGCGCTGGGCGACCGCCGCCCCCGCCCCGGGGAGCGCCGCCGCGCCCGCCGCCGGCGCCCGGCCCGAGGACCCGGCGTACGTGCTGTTCACCTCGGGCTCCACCGGTGAACCCAAGGGCGTCGTGGTGCCGCACCGGGCGCTGTCCGCCGTGGTGCCGCCGCTGCGCACCCTGTACGGGATCGGGCCGGACGCCACCGTGCTGCACTTCCACGGCGCCGGCGGCGACACGAGCCTGGAGGAGATCCTCCCGGCCCTGACCGGCGGGGCCACCCTCGTCGTCGACGACGCCGCCCGGGAGCGGTTCGCCCAGGTGGCCGAGGAACAGGAGGTCACCGTCGCGGTGCTGCCGACCGGCTTCTGGCACGGCCTGGCCGGAGACCTGCTGCACCAGGGCGCGGGGCTTCCGGCGTCCCTGCGGACGGTGGTGATCGGCGGGGAGGCGGTGCGGGCCGACATGCTGGACCGCTGGCGGCTGCTCGGCACCGACGGGGTGCGCCTGCTCAACACGTACGGATCCACCGAGACCGCCCTGGTCACCCACGCCGTGCAGCTGGCCGGGCCGGGTGCGCCCGCCCTCCCCGCGGCCGGCGGCGACCTGCCGATCGGGCTCCCGCTGCCGCACGTCGGACAACGCGTCGACGCGACGGGGGAGTTGTCCGTGTCCGGGCCGGGCCTGGCCCTGGGCTACCACGCCGATCCCGGCGGGACGGCCGCCCGGTTCACCGAGCACGAGGGCGTCCGCTGGTACCGCACCGGCGACCTGGTGTCCGAGGCGCCCGGGGGCGCCCTGGTGTTCCGGGGCCGCTCCGACCACCAGGTCAAGATCCGCGGCCACCGGGTGGACCTGATCGAGGTGGAGGGCCTGGTCGGCAGCTGCCCGGGCGTCCTGGAGGCCGCCGCCGCGCGCGTGGACCGCGCCGAACACAGCACCCTGGCCGCGTTCTTCGTCCCCCTGCCCGACCACGACCCCGCCGAGGTGGCGGACGCCGTCCGCGCCCGCCTGTCCGCCACGGCCGCGCCGCAGCTCGTCCCCAGCGTGCTGGTCCCCGTCCCGGCGCTGGAACGCACCCACACCGGCAAGGTGGACCGCGACGCCACGCGGGACCGGTACCTCGCCGCCACCGGGGCGGACCGGTGAACCGGCCCGCCGGAGCGGAGCCGGCCGCACCCGCCCGCGGCCCCGGCCCGTCCGTGCCGGCCGGCCGCGCCGACACGGACGCGGACGGCCGCGCACGGGCCGAGGACCTCGTCGGGGAGGCCGCGCGGCGGCTCGGTGCGGAACTCGAGCCCGGGAGCGCCCGGGTCGACGAATCGGGCTGGGACTTCCGGGTCGTGCACGTGCGGGCCGCCGACGGCACGCGGTGGATCCTGCGCCAGCCGCGGCGGCCCGAGGCCGCCGCGCTGCTGGCGTTCGAAGGGGCCGTGCTGACCGCCGTGCGCGACCGCGTGCCCGTGCCCGTGCCGCACTGGCGCCTGCACGCCCCGGACCTGGTCGCCTACCCCCGCCTGCCGGGCACGCCCGCGGGCACCGAGGACCCGGACACCCTGGTCTACGGCTGGTCCATGGACCCGCTGGCCCACCCCGGCCGGTACCTGGAGCCGCTCGCCCGGACCCTGGTCGCGGTGCACACGACCCCGCCGGACGTCTCCCCGGCCCTCGCGGCACGGGCGGCCGCGGACGGGGCGGACCCCGGCGCCGTCCGCGCCCGCACCGCGGACCGGCTCGCCCGGGCCCGGGCCGAACTCCCCCTCCCCGCGGCCGGGGTGCGCCGCTGGCAGTCATGGCTGGATGACGACCGGCTGTGGCCCGGGCGGCTGGCGCTGGTGCACGGCGACGTCCACCCCGGGCATACCCTGGTGACCCGCCCGCCCTCCGGGCCGCCGGTCCTGGCCGGCCTGCTGGACTGGGCGAACGCCCATGTCGGAGATCCCGCCGTCGACTTCGTCGACCTGCTGTACGCTGGCGGCCCCGCCGTCCTGGACCGGCTCCTCGCGGCCTACCGCGAGGCCGGCGGCGAGGTACGACCCGGCCTGCGGGAACACGTACTGGCCCGGGCCGACTTCCTGTGGGTCCACGTGGCCCTGCGCGGCCTGGACACCGGCCGCCCCGCCTGGGTGCAGACGGCCCTGCGCAGGATGGCGCCGTGACGGCCCCGGGCGCCGGGGCGCGCACGAGCGGCCGCACGCCGGGCGGGACGGCGTACACCGTGCACGGAGCGGCGGGCCCGCCGGTGGTCCTGGTGGCCGGCGCGGGCGGGACGGGCCGCATCTGGGAGCACCACCAGGTCCCGGCCCTCACCGCCGCGGGCCGCCGGGCCGTCACCTTCGACCACGGACCGACCGCCGCGGGCCCCTTCGAACTGGCCGCCCGCATACGCGAGTTGCTGCTGGCCCTCGATCTCCCCGGGTGCCCGCTGGTGGGCCACTCGCTCGGCTCGCTCGCCGTCCAGGAACTGCTGCTGACCGACCCCGGCCTGGTGGGCGGCGCGCTGCTCGCCGCCACCCGCGGCCGGCCCGACGCGGTCGGGGAGGCCCTGGCGCGCGCCGAGGCGGCCACCGCCCGGGCCGGGACCCCGCTGCCCCCCGAGTACGAGGCCTTCGTCCGGCTCGTACAGAACCTCTCGCCCCGGACCCTCGCCGACGAGGCGGCGACGGCGCACTGGCTCGATCTGTTCGAACTCGCCGCGCTGACCGGCCGGTCGGCCGGCCACCGGCCGGGTCCGCCGGTCCGGGACCGACTGGCCGAGTTCGGCCGGATCACGGTGCCCGTGCACGTCGTGGGCTTCGCCGACGACGTGCTGGCGCCGGCCCCGCTGGGCCGGGAGGTCGCGCGGGCGGTCCCCGGCGCCCGCTACACGGAACTGGCGGACGCCGGCCACCTCGGCTTCCTGGAACGGCCCGGGGCCTTCAACACCGTCCTGCTCGACTTCCTGACCACCCTCGCCCCGACGACCGATCCCGGAGTGTCCCGTGTCCCCTGAGAGCCCCGTCACCGTCGTCCACGTCGGCCAGGAACCGCCCGCGTCCTGGGCGGCGGCCGTGTACCTGTGCGGCCCGACCCCCACGGACCCGGCCGAGCCCTCCTGGCGCCCGGACGCCGTCGCCGCGCTGCGGTCGCTGTGGTCGGGAGCCGGGCGGCTGGTGGTGTTCCTGCCCGAGCCGGCGCCGGGCGGCGACTACCCGGCGTACCCGGACCAGATCGCC contains these protein-coding regions:
- the vioC gene encoding arginine beta-hydroxylase, Fe(II)/alpha-ketoglutarate-dependent, which codes for MSNLTDQSTHAYTLTPDEASATADLCLGLASAYPSFGDPGLLHDLPRLAAGLPEGVQRFLREFKLADRHGHAVVSGHDFDQDRIGPTPEHWRGRRRPGPEFPEELLLMLYSALLGEPFGWATQQDGHLVHDIFPIRAHENDQLGMGSKELLTWHTEDAFHPYRSDYLILGALRNPDHVPTTVGELDLSSLSADDIDVLFEPRFYIAPDESHLPKNNTIASEEEAARFATIQRMIDERPLGPLLYGSRVDPYMRLDPYFTSVPEDDPDARRAYDALFKVVDAAMREVVADQGDVLFIDNHRAVHGRLPFRARYDGTDRWLKRVCVTSDLRRSREMRATARTRLLG
- a CDS encoding GNAT family N-acetyltransferase, translated to MTLTLTDLSRDPGLLPAVDALIGANMPEFMSWESPGNWRWHGMYDRYPAHQLCLVDDDGQLVAAANGLPVRWDGSPASLPGGSDEVLVEAVDHGPPERADAVCMLSVSVDPAHRAAGHAERLLTEVRRRAAEHAPRGVVIPVRPTRKPHYPLIPLADYAAWRLPDGRCFDPWLRTHLELGARRLGIADRSLVIRQPVPRWEEFLGRPLPGPGAYPLPGGLVPLHVAEDGHGTYAEPNVWVHHPAL
- a CDS encoding NAD-dependent epimerase/dehydratase family protein; protein product: MLGTEARVRPVVRGFGRAARLSVLPQDRLEFRQSDLLDPAALREAFEGCDTVVHCAFGSSGDEDDRWSASVAGTENVLAAARAAGVRRVVHLSTVDVYDPAVTGALTEDSAARPADPADREYEQQKLAAEQLVVRAHGDGLETVVIQPGVVHGPWGGQWTTAQLRRPAGDFAQLPAGDDGGVCNAVYVDDLAEAVLLAVDTAAAAGERFLVGHSEELSWGTFFDSVRALRGLGGPGSVTAGEPVADWELELYRSTARADYGKARRVLGFTARTPFAEAAAVTAGWARWAGEAPEAGA
- a CDS encoding PIG-L deacetylase family protein codes for the protein MSAGTLGTQSAVTDVLVVAPHPDDDVIGCGGSIAKHVRDGARVTVVIVIGRERSALDDAVTDAEFAAETEAAAKALGVHRCIRFDEPSRDFTLSRRVHLDLVRVLREVRPQVVYLPHDNDDDVEHRMVHQLTLEALWMAGSEFFQEAGGPPMPAPGLVLGYEVWAPMARFQYAEDIGGQIGAKVEAMRAYVSQLRHAAWDEGVEGLARYRGAVTAGSGHAEVFQVLSLRTPPPAAAAGGGRD
- a CDS encoding ATP-grasp domain-containing protein, whose protein sequence is MTDRLLVCGLGSGMDRSLGELRSPRRELVVVTERPTDRVRAAADVLLECDPNDAVAVLAELSAAGIDRIDGVFSLGADNPPVISTLARYLGCPGLPLETALNCTFKDRRLAVLRKAGLDLPRYATAESVGEAVRAIEDIGLPAVIKPSDQTGSLGVMKVESADRVRELAQEALLLSPGGRIVIEEFLEGTEHTLAAFMVDGKLHRFGFADREYGRKEEFAPHFFEGGDTLPSVLTEEQIEEVTDTVRRGARALRLDPAVINTDILRTHDGRVILLEITCRITGARIATEVMRLATGVDPLPNVVRLALGQPLDLDELTPRRSRAVVQRFVPADGGVVEWVGDPRHVARRAGVHDVFWGMDLEPGTELPAYRGGCDVLAGVIAHAEAPAEAEAIAERTLRALPLRLRAPAR
- a CDS encoding glycosyltransferase; the encoded protein is MATDPVDEAAVDKGIARTAVIIALRDDLRIADCIASVDEDVEIVLALNGPSDAVLKLIAEHPRPLTVTEIEDVGNLGAAYNAGAAATDRQYLLLMDSDCTFAPGVVRAMVRSVLTEPVVKGQVVYGESQGLLSRLTARVREFDEGDYVSALSPPLIYNRDIVDHIGGYHFDELIHWCEDREFDFRLQLAGIPVVYLPEARIFHDAQHGFANMRSYFRYGVGEGIAQETGVFTTPALPVAWRLFEATRTLVHCARDKGPAAAAYYALLKAAFHVGTAHHLLNDPYRVRDRYPASAKRARMVRSIPQHSTKLSGAQLRRLRRAHWEAGRRIEKVADLSVFHPDAAGPGPGSDAGQARQQQA
- a CDS encoding CocE/NonD family hydrolase, with the translated sequence MRIVVEHDLEIPVRDGVLLAADLYRPDTADPVPVLVRRTPYGRSGAPGGASVDGLRLVRAGYALLVQDVRGRFGSGGDFDPYWHEAADGADTVAWAVSQPWCDGSAGLFGRSYEAMAALLAAAERPPGLGAVVPHVAGSGFDEGWTRQGGAFQLGFVLYWVLYDLLLEGAGLSAAERAEVAGAVDRIDELYRDPAAAADLLDRLAPYYRRWREHPSGDPYWLRAAPRAAYPAIDVPVLHLTGWYDIFLAGALENYRGIRECGNRTRLVVGPWSHCITGGIFPQRRYGLAADEAELDVTALHLEHFDRHLRRSGEGPDRCDPVRLFLTGADAWRTFPDWPVPGTEDLVLHLDGRGLTAGPAPARSGADRIRHDPADPVPTTGGATALPGQFTGGDCGPLDQREVERRPDVLCFTGEPLDAPLTVVGDTVLTVYVTPDAAGADVTAKLVDVHPCGRAELLCDGVRRLAAGADGGGEGGPVEVTVAVGAVGHVFRAGHRIRLEVAASNAPRFDVHPPAVAHHTVHHGGDHPSRLLLPRLPGV